The nucleotide sequence GCTGGTATCCCTGGCTCCTCTACTCCCCCAGGCCAGTACCCTGAAACCCGGAGAGTCGCGTCTAGAAAGTCTCATCTTTGCAGGTAATCGTTATTATGTTGAGACCGAGCGATTGAACTTTGATCCCAGTTTAGATTGGCTATTAATGACCGTTATTTCCGAAGTCGAACTCACCCAGGATATTCAGAAAGACTTAATTCCGATCTTGTTTTTGCTAGTGCTGTTACTTGTGATTATGGTGATCTTGAATCTCCTGACTGCCCAGGCCATTATTCGCCCGATTCGGACACTTCAAAACCGCACCCGTGAATTTGTTGCACCCGATACCTGCCTAGATACGATCGCTCATCCGATCAAAGAAATTAGTGAGCTTGACTCTGCCTTTGTCGAGATGGCTCAGAAAATCCACATCACCCTTAATCAACTTCAGACTGCCAATCACGAACTAGCCGAGCAAAAAGCCCACCTATCCCAAATTCTGGATGCAATTCCCATTGGTGTGGCAATCCATGCTCTCCACGGCCAAGTTGAGTACCTGAATCCGGCTGGCATGAGCTTACTGGGACTCACCGCAATTCCTAACTCCCCAGGCCTGGATACACTCAACCAAGACTTTCATCTCTTTCAAGTTGGCCAAAATCGCCCCTACCCCACCGAATTACTCCCCGCTGTCCAGGCCTTGCACGGTCAAACGACTGAACTTGATGATTTAGAATTTCGCCAGGGGGAACACCGCCGGATATTCAAGGCTTATGGTATCCCCATTTATAACCAGGCCCGTGAAATTACAGCAGCCCTCGTTATTTTTCTAGATATTACTGAGCGTAAACACCTGGAACAAATTCTCCAAAACTATAACGAAACCCTCGCAGCAGAAGTTAGAGAGCGCACCCAAGCTCTGATCAAAAGTGAAGAAAAATTCCGCTTTGCCTTGCAATCTACGGTGACAAGCTGGTGGGATTGGGATATTCAAACCAACGCCGTAGATTGGTCAGAAAACTTTGATCAGATGATCGGCCGCGCCCCCAACTCCTATCCCAAAAATGTCGACTCCTTCCTCAGCTTTCTCCATCCCGATGATGTGGAGCCGACCCAATCCAAACTGATGGAGTCAGTCCAAACAGATGCTCCCTACAAAACTGAATTTCGCTTTGTCCACCCAGACGGCTCCATGCGCTGGATTATGGCCACCGGAACAGTCCAACGGGATCAAAATGGGCGCGCAACCCGGATGAGTGGAATTAACCTAGACATCACCGAACGCAAACTAGCCGAAGAAGCCCTCAAAGCCAGTGAAGAAACCCTCCAACTCGCCCTTTCCGCCGAGACAGCCAACTGGTGGAAGTGGGATATTGTGAACGACCAAATGTACTCTGCCCCATCCTTCCATGATCTCCTCGGTCGCCACGGTGATGAACTCCCCCAAACCTGGGCTGATGCCATTGCTCTCATTTATCCAGATGACCAGGCCAAAGTCCAAGCGGCGATCCAGGCCACCTTAGAACATGACGCACCCTTTAATGTTGAATTTCGGATGATCCCACCCAATGGCAAAATAGTTTGGATAGCAGACCTCGGTGCACTGCAACGGGATGAAACGGGCCGGCCGCTCCAAGTCAGTGGCATCATGATTGACATTACTGAACGAAAACAGACCCAACTAGCCCTAGAGGAAAGTGAAGAACGGCTACGATTAGCTCTCAGTTCGACTGGTACCAGTTGGTGGGATTGGGATATTCTCAATAACGTGATTAGATGGTCAGACAATTTTTACGCCATGGTGGGCCGAAAACCGGAAGATTGTCTCTCCCAAGTTGAAGGGTTTCTCAGTTTTGTCCACCCCGATGATCGTGAACAGGTGCATCATGCAATCCAGGCCAGTCTTGAACATGACACACCCTATCGGGTTGAGTTTCGGTTTTTGCATCCTGATGGCGCGATTTACTGGGTAATGGCGAAAGGAATCGTTCAACGGGATGAAACCGGCCGGCCAATGCGGATGAGCGGCATCAATCTTGACATTAATGAGCGCAAAGAGATGGAAGAAGCCCTCCAAAAAAGTGAAGAACGTCTGAGAATTGCCCTAGAGTCCACGTCAACTAGCTGGTGGGAGCGAGACTTAATGACCAATATCTCCACTTGGTCAGAAAATACCGACTATGCCCTGGGTTACAGCCCGGATAGTTACCCCAAAAATCAAGACACCTTCATCAACTTGCTGCATCCTGAGGATCGCGATCGCGTTGTAGCCGGAGTTGAGCAAGCCATTGCCACTGGAATTCCTTATCAAGGAGAATTTCGTCTGGTGCGGGCTGACGGTGGGGTGGTCTGGATCATGGGAACGGGCCATGTCGAATATGATGACTCTGGCCAGCCGATCCGCATGAGTGGCCTCAACGTCAACATTACCCCCCTCAAAGAAGCCCAACAAGAATTAGAACGCCTCACCCAAATTGATGGCTTGACTGGGGTTTACAATCGTCGCTATTTCGATCAGGTTTTAGCGCAGGAGTGGCAGGTTGCTTGTCGGGAAGGAGATTGCTTGGCCCTATTAATGTTGGATATTGACTATTTCAAGAACTATAACGATGCCTTGGGACACCAGGCCGGGGATAGTTGCCTGATCCAAGTTGCCCAGACCCTCCAGCGATCGATTCACCGCTCCTCTGACCTAGTGGCCCGCTATGGTGGTGAAGAATTTGTCTTGATCTTGCCCCGTACCGATTTATCTGGAGCCGTAGTGATTGCCCAACGAATTCAAGACCTCATCTCAGCCCAAGGCCTCCCCCATCCGACCTCAGCAATTTCGCAGCAGTTAACCGTCAGTATTGGGATTCAATGTGGCATCCCCAGGCCGGGTCAACCCCCGCAAACCTGGTTAAAAGCCGCGGATGATGCTCTCTATCTAGCCAAGGAAAAGGGGCGGAATCAGTACGTGGTGAATGGGGCTGAAGCCGCGATTTAATCCGATAGCTGCCATCTGGTCTTAAACAGGAATTAGGATCAAAATAAAGAGGCAAACTGATTGAGACACCAGGAACAGATTCATGCCTAAAGCGGCTCTACTGACGGCGATTGCTGGCCTCAATCGGGGAATTCTCGCTAACCCAACGGAAAAGAAAAGGGTTGATGAGTTAGCCCAGGGCCTAGAAGCAGTCAACCCCACCCCTGATCCCCTGAAGGCTCCTGATAAACTAGCGGGTAACTGGCGGTTGATTTATACCAGTAGTCAAGCCTTACTCGGCCTGGATCGTGCGCCTCTGGTCAAATTAGGGCAAATTTACCAATGTGTCCGGCCAGAGGAACAAGCCATTTTTAATATTGCCGAGCTTTACGGGCTGCCTTACCTGGAGGGCCTGGTGAGTGTGGTGGCCAAGTTTGAGCCAATTTCTGAAGCACCTGCCAGAGTCCGGGTAAAATTCCAACGCTCGATTATTGGGTTAAGACAACTACTCAATTACCGCAACCCAGAACAGTTTATTAGTCAACTCGCCAGTGGTAAAACCTTGATGAGTCTGGACTTCAAGCTTAACAGTGAAGAACAACAGGGCTGGCTAGATATTACCTACCTGGATGATGATCTGCGTCTGGGGCGCGGGAATGAAGGCAGCCTGTTTGTTTTGACTAAGGCTTAGGTCTCCTCCCCCATTTTCCCAAGCCTAAACTTGCTGACATAGGGTAATCTCTAAGGGTCAAGGATCAGCGATCGGAGTGCAGTAGCGGTCATGGAAAGTTTGTGTGGGCGGGATGTGTTAAGCATGGCTGATTTGAGCCAGAGTGAGATTTTATATCTACTAGATTTTTCTTCACAGATGAAATCTGGCGCGATGACTCCCCGCTGTCCCAAAGTCCTGGGCCTCCTGTTCCAAAAAGCCTCAACCCGCACCCGCGTCAGTTTTTCTGTGGCCATGTATCAACTGGGGGGAAATGTCATTGATCTCAATCCCCAATCGACCCAAGTTGGCCGGGGTGAACCTCTCCCCGATACGGCCCGCGTCTTGGATCGCTATTTGGATGCCTTAGCGATTCGGACGTTTGCCCAGGCCGACTTAGAAACCATTGCCAATCACGCCCGCATCCCTGTGATCAATGCTTTGACGGATCGAGAACATCCCTGTCAAGTTCTGGCAGATTTACTAACCTTGAAAGAATCATTCGGGGGCCTGGAGGATTTAACCCTGACCTATGTCGGGGATGGCAATAATATGGCTCATTCCTTGTTGTTGGGGTGTGCTTTGGTGGGGGTCAATATTCGGATTGCGGCTCCCGTGGGCTATCAACCTTTACCGGAGATTGTCAGCCAGGCCGAGGGGATTGCGGCAGGGAAAAGTGAAGTGGTGATTACGACCGATGTGAAGGCGGCGGCGGCGGGAAGTCATGCCCTTTATACAGATGTTTGGGCCAGTATGGGACAGGAGGATGAAGCAGCGGATCGATTGCCCTTATTCCAGCCTTACCAAATTAATGATGAGCTATTACAACTTGCTAACCCCAATGCCATTGTCCTCCACTGTTTACCGGCCCATCGGGGTGAAGAGATTACTCCGGCTGTTTTGGAAGGCCCCCAGTCACGGGTTTGGGAAGAAGCGGAAAATCGTCTCCACGCCCAAAAAGCTCTTTTAGCTAGCATTCTGGCCTAATTTCTCGCTGATTTAAGACTCCAGCAGATTAAGGTTGGGGGTATTAAGGGTTGTGGGAGAACTGATGATTTTGGCAATAGTCTTTTCGGTTGCCACCACTGTTAGGCCTGGGGAGAGGCGTTAAGCTAAAAAAGAACGGTGTCCAGAATACGACCCATGACGAAGAACATGATTAAAAAAGTTTGGCAAACTCTGCGCCCAGCCCTCGGTATCTTGGTGGCGGCGGTATTAATTTGGCAATTGGCTCTCGATGGGGGGACTGTCTTAGCGGCCCGGAGTGGGGGGCGAGTGGGAGGTGGCTCTTTCAGTCGGCCGGTTCCCAGTCGGTCTTACTCTCGGGGTGGCGGCTATGGGGCTCCGACCTATGGGGGCGGATTTGGTTTTCCGTTTTTAATTCCCTTTTTTGGCTTTGGGGGCGGTTTTGGCGGCCTGTTTACGCTGATTTTGTTCTTTGGCCTGGCTAACTTCCTGGTTTCGTCCTTTCGGCGATTTCGGGATGAGGGAGATGGCGGCATGGGCAGTGAATTGGGCAGTAGTAACCCAGCCGTGTCTCTGAACGTTCTCCATGTGGGCTTAACGGCTCAGGCTCGGGAACTACAGGCGGACTTAAATCGGATTGGCCTGAGTGCTGATACGAGTTCTGCCAGCGGGTTAACCAAGGTTTTACAGGAATCTACTTTGGCTCTGTTGCGGCATCCTGACTATTGGGTCTATGCGGCTTCTGAGGAAAAACAAACCAAGCTTTTAGCGGCAGAAACTCAATTTAACCAACTGGCATTAGCAGAACGGAGCAAACTCTCGGCAGAAACCCTCTCCAACTATCGCCAAGAACTTCGTCAGACCGCAGTGGTGGCCCTGAGCCAGGCTGAGAAAGATGCCCTTGCCTATGGGTCTGCCAGTGGTGAATATATTGTTGTCACCTTGATTGTGGCTTCTGAGGGTAAATTCAGCTTACCGAAAATTAACTCCAGCAGTGATCTCCGCCAGGCCTTGCAACAGTTGGGCGGAATTAGCAGTGATCGGTTATTAGCGGTGGAATTACTGTGGCAACCCCAGGCCATGGGTGATACTCTAACCGCTGATGAGGTGCTTCTGGCTTATCCGCAGTTAAAACTTGTCTAGGCCGAGTATTCACGAATTGTTTAATTCAGCGAGACAACGGCAACCATAAATTCCCAGGCCCAGTCAGGACGGATCCGCTCTAGGTAGTGAAGTTTTAACTGGGCTTTTTCGATTAACTCCCTCAATTCTGCGCGGGTGTAACAGCCCCGGTAGGCCGGATCAACCCAAGGCAGTACCCAATCATAGATCTGACAGAGCCAATAGTCTTTGCACCAATCCACAATAATGAGTTTGCCAGCCGGATCGAGGACGCGTTTCATTTCGGTTAGAGCGTT is from Synechococcus sp. PCC 6312 and encodes:
- a CDS encoding PAS domain-containing protein, which translates into the protein MRDSLRKPKSLRTLFIVLFLFQSGVFLGLSYLLFEQSKQRTISNLLAALTIETSERINNQISQELHTAIRLNAINRDIVAITNGTTNYNSLIRVATIQLNNFPNISAIGVSQVGGYSFRVNRYGTTPNQFDVELLSPERPNELQIFRVNHVGNKFVDLTTMRPFKVTDWPWYKSIQNIKPNSWSQPHISREGSNLVISTYIPIYPTDTHRLPTLFVSSISLEKINTLLEGQQFKVKSLAFITELSGELVGSTTRDKPYSLVRHKNKPGYSLKRIHIQNSSNPLLVSLAPLLPQASTLKPGESRLESLIFAGNRYYVETERLNFDPSLDWLLMTVISEVELTQDIQKDLIPILFLLVLLLVIMVILNLLTAQAIIRPIRTLQNRTREFVAPDTCLDTIAHPIKEISELDSAFVEMAQKIHITLNQLQTANHELAEQKAHLSQILDAIPIGVAIHALHGQVEYLNPAGMSLLGLTAIPNSPGLDTLNQDFHLFQVGQNRPYPTELLPAVQALHGQTTELDDLEFRQGEHRRIFKAYGIPIYNQAREITAALVIFLDITERKHLEQILQNYNETLAAEVRERTQALIKSEEKFRFALQSTVTSWWDWDIQTNAVDWSENFDQMIGRAPNSYPKNVDSFLSFLHPDDVEPTQSKLMESVQTDAPYKTEFRFVHPDGSMRWIMATGTVQRDQNGRATRMSGINLDITERKLAEEALKASEETLQLALSAETANWWKWDIVNDQMYSAPSFHDLLGRHGDELPQTWADAIALIYPDDQAKVQAAIQATLEHDAPFNVEFRMIPPNGKIVWIADLGALQRDETGRPLQVSGIMIDITERKQTQLALEESEERLRLALSSTGTSWWDWDILNNVIRWSDNFYAMVGRKPEDCLSQVEGFLSFVHPDDREQVHHAIQASLEHDTPYRVEFRFLHPDGAIYWVMAKGIVQRDETGRPMRMSGINLDINERKEMEEALQKSEERLRIALESTSTSWWERDLMTNISTWSENTDYALGYSPDSYPKNQDTFINLLHPEDRDRVVAGVEQAIATGIPYQGEFRLVRADGGVVWIMGTGHVEYDDSGQPIRMSGLNVNITPLKEAQQELERLTQIDGLTGVYNRRYFDQVLAQEWQVACREGDCLALLMLDIDYFKNYNDALGHQAGDSCLIQVAQTLQRSIHRSSDLVARYGGEEFVLILPRTDLSGAVVIAQRIQDLISAQGLPHPTSAISQQLTVSIGIQCGIPRPGQPPQTWLKAADDALYLAKEKGRNQYVVNGAEAAI
- a CDS encoding PAP/fibrillin family protein, whose product is MPKAALLTAIAGLNRGILANPTEKKRVDELAQGLEAVNPTPDPLKAPDKLAGNWRLIYTSSQALLGLDRAPLVKLGQIYQCVRPEEQAIFNIAELYGLPYLEGLVSVVAKFEPISEAPARVRVKFQRSIIGLRQLLNYRNPEQFISQLASGKTLMSLDFKLNSEEQQGWLDITYLDDDLRLGRGNEGSLFVLTKA
- the argF gene encoding ornithine carbamoyltransferase; the encoded protein is MESLCGRDVLSMADLSQSEILYLLDFSSQMKSGAMTPRCPKVLGLLFQKASTRTRVSFSVAMYQLGGNVIDLNPQSTQVGRGEPLPDTARVLDRYLDALAIRTFAQADLETIANHARIPVINALTDREHPCQVLADLLTLKESFGGLEDLTLTYVGDGNNMAHSLLLGCALVGVNIRIAAPVGYQPLPEIVSQAEGIAAGKSEVVITTDVKAAAAGSHALYTDVWASMGQEDEAADRLPLFQPYQINDELLQLANPNAIVLHCLPAHRGEEITPAVLEGPQSRVWEEAENRLHAQKALLASILA
- a CDS encoding DUF1517 domain-containing protein: MIKKVWQTLRPALGILVAAVLIWQLALDGGTVLAARSGGRVGGGSFSRPVPSRSYSRGGGYGAPTYGGGFGFPFLIPFFGFGGGFGGLFTLILFFGLANFLVSSFRRFRDEGDGGMGSELGSSNPAVSLNVLHVGLTAQARELQADLNRIGLSADTSSASGLTKVLQESTLALLRHPDYWVYAASEEKQTKLLAAETQFNQLALAERSKLSAETLSNYRQELRQTAVVALSQAEKDALAYGSASGEYIVVTLIVASEGKFSLPKINSSSDLRQALQQLGGISSDRLLAVELLWQPQAMGDTLTADEVLLAYPQLKLV